In Achromobacter xylosoxidans A8, a single window of DNA contains:
- a CDS encoding GNAT family N-acetyltransferase produces the protein MISVTHETAHSRYTATVDGVLCVLDYQLQGNTMAITHTGVPSQVGGRGIAAALTKYALDDARTRGWKVRPLCSYADAYIRRHPEYSDLLA, from the coding sequence GCCCATTCCCGCTACACCGCCACCGTTGATGGCGTCTTGTGCGTGCTCGACTACCAGCTGCAAGGCAACACCATGGCCATCACGCACACCGGCGTGCCCAGCCAGGTGGGCGGCCGCGGCATCGCCGCTGCGTTGACCAAGTACGCGCTGGACGACGCGCGCACCCGGGGCTGGAAGGTGCGGCCCTTGTGCTCATACGCGGACGCCTATATCCGCCGCCATCCTGAATACAGCGATCTGCTGGCCTGA
- a CDS encoding YchJ family protein translates to MTKQSKLQAAACPCGGPKPYSECCGRWHEGPQAMQAPTAEALMRSRYSAFVLDKLPYLLATWHPSTRPASLDPNPPDMKWLGLAIKQTGSQDSAHATVEFVARSRQAGRAHRLHELSRFVREGGLWFYVDGDLY, encoded by the coding sequence GTGACCAAGCAATCCAAGCTCCAGGCTGCGGCCTGTCCCTGCGGCGGCCCCAAGCCCTATTCCGAATGCTGCGGCCGCTGGCATGAAGGGCCGCAGGCGATGCAGGCACCCACCGCCGAGGCGCTGATGCGCTCGCGCTACAGCGCCTTCGTGCTGGACAAGTTGCCCTATCTATTGGCGACCTGGCACCCGAGCACCCGCCCCGCGTCTCTCGATCCCAATCCGCCCGACATGAAATGGCTGGGACTGGCAATCAAGCAAACCGGCAGCCAGGACTCTGCGCACGCAACCGTGGAATTCGTCGCCCGCAGCCGCCAGGCCGGCCGCGCCCATCGCCTGCATGAGCTCAGCCGCTTCGTGCGCGAAGGCGGACTATGGTTCTATGTGGACGGCGACCTGTACTGA